The following are from one region of the Silene latifolia isolate original U9 population chromosome 9, ASM4854445v1, whole genome shotgun sequence genome:
- the LOC141599621 gene encoding guanosine nucleotide diphosphate dissociation inhibitor At5g09550-like: MDEEYDVIVLGTGLKECIISGLLSVDGLKVLHMDRNDYYGGASTSLNLNQLWKRFRGDEQPPESLGLSKEYNVDMIPKFMMANEVLVRILIHTDVTKYLNFKAVDGSFVYNKGKIYKVPATDVEALKSPLMGLFEKRRARKFFIYVQDYEDNDPKSHEGLDLNKITARDLIKKYGLEDDTIDFIGHALALYLDDSYLDQPALDFVKRMKLYAESLARFQGGSPYIYPLYGLGELPQGFARLSAVYGGTYMLSKPDCAVVFDDDGKAIGVSSEGETAKCKKVVCDPGYLPDKVQKVGRVTRAICIMSHPIPHTHDSHSVQVILPQKQLGRKSDMYLFCCSYTHNVAGKGKYIAFVTTEAETDQPETELKPGVDLLGPVDEIFYDTYDRYEPVNTPESDGCFISTSYDATTHFESTVKDVIALYSKITGKELDLSVDLNAASAAPEE; this comes from the exons ATGGATGAAGAGTACGATGTAATTGTCCTTGGGACTGGCCTTAAAGAATGCATTATTAGTGGCCTTCTTTCCGTTGACGGTCTCAAA GTATTGCACATGGACAGGAATGACTATTATGGAGGAGCCTCTACTTCTCTTAATCTTAATCAG CTTTGGAAGCGCTTTAGGGGCGACGAACAGCCTCCAGAAAGCTTGGGTCTCAGCAAGGAGTATAATGTTGATATGATACCCAAG TTCATGATGGCCAACGAAGTATTAGTTCGTATTCTCATCCATACAGATGTGACTAAGTATCTAAATTTCAAGGCTGTTGACGGTAGTTTTGTTTACAACAAGGGCAAG ATCTACAAGGTGCCTGCTACGGATGTTGAAGCCTTAAAATCTCCATTGATGGGACTTTTTGAAAAAAGAAGAGCTCGAAAATTCTTCATTTACGTACAAGATTACGAAGATAATGACCCAAAATCTCACGAAGGCCTGGATTTGAACAAAATTACTGCTAGAGATCTTATCAA GAAATACGGGCTAGAGGATGATACGATTGATTTCATTGGTCATGCCTTGGCCCTTTATCTGGATGACAGTTACTTGGATCAACCAGCTTTGGATTTTGTTAAGAGAATGAAG CTATATGCAGAGTCTTTGGCTCGCTTTCAAGGAGGATCACCTTACATATATCCACTGTATGGACTTGGAGAATTGCCTCAG GGATTCGCTCGTTTAAGTGCTGTGTATGGTGGAACCTACATGCTCAGCAAGCCAGATTGTGCA GTAGTCTTTGATGATGATGGAAAAGCCATTGGTGTTTCTTCAGAAGGAGAAACTGCAAAATGCAAGAAAGTTGTTTGTGACCCGGGATATTTACCTGATAAA GTACAAAAGGTTGGTAGAGTGACTCGCGCTATTTGTATAATGAGCCACCCTATTCCACACACACATGATTCGCACTCAGTTCAGGTCATTTTGCCACAGAAGCAGCTTGGTCGTAAATCAGACAT GTACCTGTTTTGTTGCTCTTATACTCATAATGTTGCTGGTAAAGGAAAATACATTGCTTTTGTTACCACTGAAGCGGAGACTGACCAGCCTGAGACTGAGCTCAAGCCTGGTGTCGACCTTCTTGGACCTGTTGACGAGATTTTCTATGATACTTATGACAGATATGAACCTGTAAACACCCCAGAATCTGACGGCTGCTTCATTTCCACT AGCTATGATGCAACCACACATTTTGAGTCCACTGTGAAGGATGTGATCGCGTTGTACAGCAAAATAACCGGAAAG GAACTCGACCTCTCTGTTGACCTCAATGCGGCAAGTGCTGCACCTGAAGAATAA
- the LOC141599619 gene encoding uncharacterized protein LOC141599619, giving the protein MGDERVKMEAMQIMGVFQILPKLVVFDLDYTLWPFYCECRSKRDTPSLYPHAKGILYALKDKGIDVAIASRSPTPDIAKTFLDKLGIQSMFVAQEIFSSWTHKTEHFERIHRRTRIPYTDMLFFDDEDRNIKAVKNMGVTSILVRNGVNQQAFRQGLVEFSQKSGASSKAGPSGKNK; this is encoded by the exons ATGGGAGACGAAAGGGTAAAAATGGAGGCAATGCAAATAATGGGTGTTTTTCAAATCCTTCCTAAATTGGTTGTCTTTGATCTTGATTATACTCTTTGGCCTTTCTATTG TGAATGTCGCTCCAAAAGAGACACGCCATCGTTGTATCCTCATGCAAAAGGCATATTGTATGCACTGAAGGACAAGGGTATTGATGTTGCTATTGCTTCCAGATCACCAACTCCTGACATTGCAAAGACATTTCTTGATAAGTTAGGCATTCAGTCGATGTTTGTTGCTcag gaAATATTTTCCAGTTGGACACACAAGACAGAACACTTTGAAAGAATTCATAGGAGGACAAGGATACCCTATACAGATATGCTTTTCTTTGATGATGAGGATCGGAACATTAAAGCG GTAAAAAATATGGGTGTGACAAGCATTCTTGTGAGGAATGGGGTTAATCAGCAAGCATTTCGACAAGGTCTAGTGGAGTTTTCTCAGAAGTCAGGCGCATCTAGCAAAGCTGGGCCTTCAGGAAAGAACAAGTAG
- the LOC141599622 gene encoding uncharacterized protein At4g38062-like gives MGEVYKELDEVKAELEKLKVDFRIKTELSESLRRAHVDQQTKCRKAILKVEKQEKELNVKSDEIVELRQLYEVVKSQLQETETSLKQVTSVNEKLRVDSGEKIQRLEGENRKLVSTLEEATARNDEMESKLHNCNEEIEGLKGRLSEIQRKCLEAEEKARVGKELMHREDVIMKLEEQSMSVQDKLKWKKEQFQHLEEAHRRLQDEFQLSKKEWEVEKSAMLAEMTMLQSKLDSYVRTTESLESQLKMCNQALVHEESRRKLLEVQLSESKQCFENVLAQYEEVKEKIESLSAKRDEDIAGLRNSLGLKEVLLKETEYRVTYLEQENKELLGTVKELQEAQINKRKVDPSVTKLRNKFKDLEKVHSKCVLTLEEKEVEWNSKMEKLIVDLKCCENDMKRQNEQLHQLKTQLDHCHSTIEVSGEETSILFMVLKSELSDVYSKLNNLEAHTEAFSDESADSSPLKAQSCLEQARAEIASLTQKLMSLKLLEKRGNVLEDALEEHKKMLEESSQSQLCLKEQVSQMEVELRKLSTSLEKSNNALTEKISEASQTGAELLLWKSKAESFRTCLEQSQEVCKKLESSILEQVEIEKGLRKQNEISEYDLKVQGQKIDDLQQKIDLLNQMVDQKEAMTKEAKLELAKAQRKEGNLFQLLKEKDTVVESLKNQQSKFEGEKEELFRIIKENNVEVQNLKNLLEVMKKESATSESRRVEAEIKFDHEKEEFSRVIAEKDEGLRCLQGFASSLERDFDKVFLYVSCKELENLVEMISLQEALERTNFNMNVEMEKKNNVIDLLKVEISNLNDKIKLQDDSLLHSNQVILELEALAKANKLEMEKLTQEFVEDKAKLKERVEELKALAKANKLEMEKLTQEFVEGKAKLKERVEELEHENKVAKDNINSLSSERESLLLYIEGVCEQFGDHCSQDVELDCMLAKMMQKSGEDSTLISDGTMSDKNSVSGQKYVRKEVEPCLDRSPLRERNQ, from the coding sequence ATGGGTGAAGTGTACAAAGAGTTGGATGAAGTAAAAGCAGAGCTGGAGAAGCTGAAGGTGGATTTCCGGATCAAAACAGAACTTTCTGAAAGTCTGAGAAGAGCACACGTTGACCAACAGACTAAATGTCGAAAAGCAATATTGAAGGTTGAAAAGCAGGAGAAGGAACTGAATGTTAAGTCAGATGAGATTGTAGAATTGAGGCAGCTCTATGAGGTAGTCAAGTCTCAACTGCAGGAAACAGAAACATCGCTTAAGCAAGTCACTTCTGTGAATGAGAAACTACGGGTTGACAGTGGGGAGAAGATTCAAAGGTTGGAAGGGGAAAATAGAAAGTTGGTGTCGACTTTGGAGGAAGCAACAGCTAGAAATGATGAAATGGAAAGTAAGCTTCACAATTGTAATGAAGAAATCGAAGGTCTGAAAGGGAGGCTATCTGAAATTCAAAGGAAGTGTCTGGAAGCAGAAGAGAAGGCGCGAGTAGGGAAGGAACTGATGCACAGAGAGGATGTTATAATGAAGTTAGAGGAGCAAAGTATGAGCGTCCAAGATAAGTTAAAATGGAAGAAAGAGCAGTTTCAACATCTCGAAGAAGCTCATAGGAGACTTCAAGATGAGTTTCAGTTAAGCAAGAAAGAATGGGAGGTTGAGAAATCTGCTATGTTGGCAGAGATGACGATGTTACAATCGAAATTGGATTCTTATGTTAGAACCACCGAAAGCCTTGAATCACAGCTAAAAATGTGCAATCAAGCTCTAGTACACGAGGAAAGCAGAAGGAAGTTATTGGAAGTTCAATTGTCTGAATCAAAACAGTGCTTTGAAAATGTCTTAGCTCAGTATGAGGAAGTAAAGGAGAAAATCGAAAGCCTTAGTGCCAAACGCGATGAAGATATTGCAGGTTTGAGGAACTCTCTTGGGTTGAAAGAGGTATTGTTGAAAGAGACGGAATACAGGGTTACCTATCTTGAGCAAGAGAATAAGGAGCTCCTTGGAACTGTAAAAGAGCTACAGGAAGCTCAAATAAACAAACGAAAGGTCGATCCTTCCGTCACTAAGCTTCGAAACAAGTTTAAAGATTTGGAGAAGGTGCACAGTAAGTGTGTCCTAACTTTGGAGGAAAAAGAAGTTGAATGGAACTCTAAAATGGAGAAATTGATAGTAGATTTGAAATGTTGCGAAAATGATATGAAGAGACAAAATGAACAATTGCACCAATTGAAGACACAGTTGGATCATTGTCACTCTACAATAGAGGTTTCAGGTGAAGAGACTTCTATATTGTTCATGGTGTTGAAGTCTGAACTCTCCGATGTTTACTCAAAACTCAATAATTTGGAGGCGCACACTGAAGCATTCAGTGATGAAAGTGCAGATAGCTCTCCTTTAAAAGCTCAAAGTTGTCTCGAGCAGGCACGTGCGGAGATTGCATCGTTAACCCAGAAACTTATGTCTCTAAAGTTATTAGAAAAACGAGGGAACGTGCTGGAGGATGCGCTTGAGGAGCACAAAAAGATGCTCGAAGAGTCGTCACAATCCCAACTTTGTTTGAAGGAACAAGTTAGTCAGATGGAAGTTGAACTTAGAAAATTATCCACTAGTCTTGAAAAGTCAAACAACGCATTGACTGAAAAGATAAGTGAAGCTAGTCAAACAGGAGCAGAACTTCTCTTATGGAAATCTAAAGCAGAAAGCTTTAGGACTTGCCTCGAACAAAGCCAGGAGGTGTGCAAGAAATTGGAGAGTTCCATTCTTGAGCAAGTGGAGATAGAGAAAGGCCTGAGAAAACAGAATGAGATTTCCGAATATGATTTAAAAGTGCAAGGACAAAAAATTGACGATCTCCAGCAAAAGATTGATTTGTTGAATCAAATGGTGGACCAAAAAGAAGCAATGACAAAAGAGGCAAAACTGGAGTTGGCAAAAGCACAAAGGAAAGAGGGAAATCTCTTCCAATTACTCAAGGAAAAGGATACAGTAGTCGAAAGCCTCAAAAATCAGCAGAGCAAATTTGAAGGTGAAAAAGAAGAGTTGTTTAGGATCATAAAGGAAAACAATGTAGAAGTTCAAAACCTCAAGAATTTGTTAGAAGTGATGAAGAAAGAATCTGCAACAAGTGAGTCTAGGAGGGTAGAAGCTGAAATCAAATTCGATCATGAAAAGGAGGAATTTTCTCGAGTCATTGCAGAAAAGGATGAAGGTTTGAGGTGTCTTCAGGGTTTTGCTTCTTCATTGGAACGGGATTTTGATAAGGTGTTTCTCTATGTATCATGCAAAGAGCTGGAAAATCTGGTGGAGATGATTTCGCTTCAAGAAGCCTTAGAGAGGACCAATTTCAATATGAATGTTGAGATGGAGAAGAAGAACAATGTCATTGATCTATTAAAAGTGGAGATCAGTAATctaaatgacaaaataaaactTCAAGATGACTCTTTGCTTCACTCAAACCAAGTAATTCTAGAACTTGAAGCATTAGCAAAGGCTAATAAGCTGGAGATGGAGAAATTAACGCAGGAATTCGTTGAGGATAAAGCTAAATTGAAAGAAAGAGTGGAGGAACTCAAAGCATTAGCAAAGGCTAATAAGCTGGAGATGGAGAAATTAACACAGGAATTCGTTGAGGGTAAAGCTAAATTGAAAGAAAGAGTGGAAGAACTCGAGCATGAAAACAAGGTTGCAAAAGACAACATCAATAGTTTGTCTTCTGAAAGAGAGAGTCTTCTCCTTTACATTGAAGGAGTTTGTGAGCAGTTTGGTGACCATTGCAGCCAAGATGTGGAACTTGATTGCATGTTAGCGAAAATGATGCAGAAGTCTGGCGAAGATTCTACACTAATATCGGATGGAACAATGTCAGACAAAAACAGTGTTTCTGGGCAGAAGTATGTCAGAAAGGAAGTCGAACCATGTCTTGATAGATCACCATTACGAGAGAGAAATCAGTAG